A single genomic interval of Nostoc commune NIES-4072 harbors:
- a CDS encoding transposase: MDIPFEMPAIIRGKHGGTKQLIRGRRSYKTSYTLNSDKYGSVTFSVWIVCTYKNGKRREHGREFFVYAVYKVKLSLHSIHDDYRLRFGIGSSYRMKNQCRIKTTIKNPIIRLLFVGLAFLIINIWIYLVWHYLSRLKRIPRGLLAGLKLIKSAFFFHPA, from the coding sequence TTGGATATTCCATTTGAAATGCCAGCTATTATCCGAGGCAAACATGGTGGAACTAAACAATTAATTAGAGGTAGGCGGAGTTACAAAACTAGTTACACTTTAAACAGCGATAAATATGGTTCAGTAACTTTTAGTGTGTGGATAGTTTGCACATATAAAAATGGTAAAAGACGAGAGCATGGGCGGGAATTTTTTGTTTATGCTGTCTATAAAGTTAAACTGTCATTACATTCAATACATGATGACTATCGTCTTCGTTTCGGAATTGGAAGCAGCTATCGGATGAAAAATCAATGCCGGATTAAAACTACTATTAAAAATCCCATTATTCGGCTTCTGTTTGTTGGTTTAGCTTTTTTAATTATTAATATTTGGATTTATCTAGTATGGCATTATCTCAGTCGTTTAAAAAGAATCCCCAGAGGGTTACTCGCAGGACTAAAGCTTATTAAAAGCGCTTTCTTCTTCCATCCTGCGTAA
- a CDS encoding collagen-like protein, with product MQGIPGIPGRQGERGLQGIPGVPGRDGVTTVVTLPGTPGRQGERGLPGISGLPGRNGLPGKDGRDGKDVNPGDLAGLRALIVQQHTQTRLNSTTQHSTTRTSILTPILALLKQIYDIVSKFSNAAQLALLNIINNKLGKQVTGGLSQFIETIAKNTYVEKALALLTFAATVHNAFMLSNK from the coding sequence TTGCAAGGTATACCGGGGATACCTGGAAGGCAGGGCGAAAGGGGATTACAAGGTATTCCAGGCGTACCAGGGCGTGATGGCGTCACAACAGTAGTAACTCTGCCCGGTACACCAGGGCGGCAAGGTGAGCGCGGATTACCTGGCATCAGTGGATTACCAGGCAGAAATGGTTTACCCGGCAAAGATGGAAGGGATGGTAAAGACGTGAATCCAGGAGACTTAGCAGGACTTAGGGCGTTAATTGTCCAGCAACATACACAAACGCGGCTCAACAGTACAACCCAACACAGCACAACTCGAACATCAATATTGACACCAATACTTGCTTTGCTAAAGCAAATTTACGATATTGTCTCTAAATTTAGCAATGCAGCACAATTAGCGCTTTTAAATATTATTAATAACAAATTAGGTAAACAAGTCACGGGAGGGCTATCACAATTTATTGAAACAATTGCTAAAAATACTTATGTTGAAAAAGCATTGGCACTCTTAACTTTTGCGGCGACTGTTCACAATGCTTTCATGCTTAGTAATAAATAA
- a CDS encoding tyrosine-type recombinase/integrase — MGCLFPPRCTRQVPVHPTLHEVLKAYTPDPADSEWLFPSKRDYTENEVVKHISLRYADMVFREAVRKAGLESRGFSTHSTRRSFTTHLARNGVSLRIIQKLLGYADLKMLSVYIDVNDSELEGAIATL, encoded by the coding sequence ATGGGTTGTTTATTTCCGCCGCGCTGTACTAGGCAAGTGCCAGTCCACCCAACTCTTCATGAAGTCTTGAAAGCATATACCCCAGACCCAGCAGATTCAGAGTGGCTTTTTCCTTCCAAAAGGGACTACACCGAGAACGAAGTTGTCAAACACATCTCACTCAGATATGCGGATATGGTGTTTCGTGAAGCTGTGCGGAAGGCTGGTCTGGAGAGTCGAGGTTTTAGTACGCATTCTACCCGCCGGAGCTTTACTACTCATCTTGCCAGAAACGGTGTCTCGTTGCGGATTATCCAAAAGCTCTTGGGCTACGCGGATTTAAAAATGCTGTCTGTGTACATCGATGTGAATGATTCTGAGCTTGAAGGCGCGATCGCAACTCTATGA
- a CDS encoding cation diffusion facilitator family transporter translates to MVSLQWCGCADNSVKVVNNYQKAKNLWITVGLLAVFFVAEWSVGLWSQSLSLQADAGHILSDITALAISLFASFLAKQPAKKKATFGHQRIEVLAALVNGLGLVAIATFIILEAIQRWQHPAAILGLPMLAIAVLGLIINLLNINLLHPHSHNDLNLRGALLHVIADTVSSVGVIIAALVVHLWDWWWADVAISIVVAIFTGLSALPLVQDSLRIFLEYAPESIDPVDVEISLKSFPGVVEVEKLHIWAISSNKVMLCANLTVECTTIQERDRLLTKLETHIRKTFNIAEITLQLSSCMKSSALPIHPLFNQDLVFMLSASKTNLTQNHS, encoded by the coding sequence ATGGTTTCACTTCAATGGTGTGGATGTGCAGATAATTCTGTAAAAGTAGTTAATAATTACCAGAAAGCAAAAAATTTGTGGATAACAGTAGGTTTACTTGCTGTTTTTTTTGTTGCTGAATGGAGTGTAGGCTTATGGAGTCAAAGTCTATCTTTACAGGCGGATGCAGGACACATTCTCTCGGATATTACAGCCTTGGCAATATCACTATTTGCTAGTTTTTTGGCAAAGCAACCAGCTAAGAAAAAAGCAACATTTGGACATCAGCGAATCGAAGTTTTAGCAGCTTTGGTGAATGGATTAGGTTTAGTTGCGATCGCTACTTTTATCATATTAGAAGCTATTCAACGCTGGCAACATCCAGCAGCAATTTTAGGCTTACCAATGTTAGCAATTGCAGTATTAGGTTTAATCATCAATCTGCTCAATATTAATTTGCTTCATCCCCACAGTCACAACGACTTAAACTTACGGGGAGCTTTGCTTCATGTCATCGCCGATACTGTTAGTTCTGTTGGCGTAATTATAGCTGCTTTAGTAGTTCATCTTTGGGATTGGTGGTGGGCAGATGTTGCTATTAGTATAGTCGTTGCAATCTTTACGGGTTTGAGTGCTTTACCTTTAGTGCAAGATAGTTTAAGGATTTTTTTGGAGTATGCACCGGAATCAATAGATCCTGTTGATGTGGAAATATCTCTCAAATCTTTTCCTGGTGTTGTTGAAGTAGAAAAACTTCATATCTGGGCAATTAGCTCAAATAAAGTAATGCTTTGCGCCAACTTGACAGTTGAATGTACAACTATTCAAGAACGCGATCGCTTACTTACTAAGTTAGAAACTCATATCCGAAAAACCTTTAATATTGCTGAGATAACCTTGCAGCTAAGTAGCTGTATGAAATCTTCAGCGTTGCCAATTCATCCTTTATTTAACCAAGATTTAGTTTTCATGTTGTCTGCAAGTAAAACCAATTTAACTCAAAACCATAGCTAA
- a CDS encoding alkaline phosphatase, giving the protein MISFLQKYKRFLAFTMAGFLCTVLLVVGNSVFQPTMAAGNGVNVIIMIGDGMGWNMARAAAVAKGAPFYTSGKGSGLSFQKLSGYGLVTTYGTTIQGNTPANPTDQPHLTGNSALDGSNTVTAASPLRPNFSFQPTPFNPGNRSDGNSLEDGNLAGYDISKGGPVPWVPLTPANSGTYDKDYIKYSYPDSANTATTLYTGVKSFNNAMGVDIYEKKLKTILEIAKEKGKSTGLVTSVPISHATPGAAASFVNRRSKYDSVYDPSKTNQDSILQQTLLNFKPNILLGGGHPKDFENRASTSTAEGVFNYTYITEDTYKHLKNNPTSNRYGYTFLERGPNAAKALLNTAAKIDPNKGGRLFGLYGARGQNGNIPVSSSKGDYSLTGLDNFSLYTSVVKPGTPATCPSGQIITGTAGDCVPVIDAAGNPIAPNAPAPDTVRPLAPGETDASFIAKEINENPTLTDLTKAALTVLGKDKDGFWLMVEGGDIDWAAHDNNMDNLIGTMNDFDKAVQQVISWVENHGGWSKNLLLVTADHDHYLTLNNDFASKLTPNPNPNQAKGLKYNAKDITFVKHNPTDAGHFWGSDPNYKYLWGSHSRRVVPVYYQGAYASTLTRSLGQGFQITDSSGTYTVPGVRGVVDQSHIFQAMKTAITSP; this is encoded by the coding sequence ATGATTTCATTTTTGCAAAAGTACAAGCGATTCCTAGCCTTTACTATGGCTGGCTTCCTTTGTACCGTTCTACTGGTAGTTGGTAATTCTGTTTTTCAGCCCACTATGGCGGCTGGTAATGGAGTTAACGTAATTATCATGATTGGTGATGGTATGGGTTGGAATATGGCACGGGCCGCAGCCGTTGCCAAAGGCGCTCCTTTTTACACCAGTGGTAAAGGCTCAGGTCTGAGCTTTCAAAAGCTAAGTGGATATGGATTGGTAACTACTTACGGCACAACTATTCAGGGAAATACACCAGCCAATCCAACAGACCAGCCCCATCTAACAGGTAACTCTGCTCTGGATGGGTCTAATACAGTGACTGCTGCAAGTCCTCTTCGTCCTAACTTCTCATTCCAGCCTACTCCTTTTAACCCTGGCAATCGATCTGATGGCAATAGCTTAGAGGATGGTAATCTCGCGGGTTATGACATCAGTAAGGGCGGCCCTGTTCCTTGGGTTCCTTTGACCCCTGCTAATTCTGGTACTTATGACAAAGATTACATCAAGTACAGTTATCCCGACTCTGCTAACACAGCTACAACTCTGTATACAGGAGTAAAGAGCTTTAACAACGCAATGGGGGTAGACATTTACGAGAAGAAGTTGAAAACCATCCTAGAAATTGCCAAAGAAAAAGGTAAGTCTACAGGCTTGGTAACTTCCGTACCTATTAGCCATGCAACGCCTGGTGCTGCGGCTTCTTTCGTAAATCGTCGTAGTAAGTATGACAGTGTTTACGACCCCAGCAAAACCAACCAAGACAGCATTTTGCAACAGACATTGCTGAACTTTAAACCCAATATTTTGTTGGGTGGCGGTCATCCCAAAGATTTTGAAAATAGAGCCAGCACAAGTACAGCAGAGGGTGTCTTTAACTATACGTATATTACCGAAGACACTTACAAGCATCTGAAGAATAATCCTACGTCTAATCGTTACGGCTATACCTTTTTGGAACGCGGCCCTAATGCAGCTAAGGCACTGCTAAACACGGCTGCTAAAATCGACCCCAACAAGGGAGGTAGATTATTTGGTCTGTATGGTGCGCGTGGACAAAATGGTAACATTCCTGTTAGTTCCTCTAAGGGTGACTATAGTTTGACAGGTCTGGACAACTTCTCTCTCTATACCTCTGTTGTCAAGCCTGGAACTCCTGCTACCTGTCCATCAGGTCAGATAATAACTGGTACTGCTGGGGATTGTGTTCCTGTAATTGATGCAGCTGGTAATCCCATCGCTCCTAATGCTCCTGCACCCGATACTGTTCGTCCTCTGGCTCCTGGTGAAACTGATGCCAGTTTTATCGCTAAAGAAATTAACGAAAATCCAACTTTAACTGATTTGACCAAAGCAGCTTTAACCGTTTTAGGTAAAGACAAAGATGGTTTTTGGCTGATGGTTGAGGGAGGCGATATCGACTGGGCTGCTCATGATAACAACATGGATAACCTGATTGGTACCATGAATGATTTTGATAAGGCAGTCCAGCAAGTCATTAGTTGGGTAGAGAATCATGGTGGTTGGAGCAAGAACCTGCTATTGGTTACTGCTGACCATGACCATTACCTAACTCTGAATAATGATTTTGCTTCTAAATTGACTCCCAATCCTAACCCAAATCAGGCTAAAGGCTTGAAGTATAACGCCAAGGACATCACCTTTGTTAAGCACAATCCTACTGATGCTGGTCACTTCTGGGGGTCTGATCCAAATTACAAATATCTCTGGGGTAGCCATAGCCGCCGCGTTGTACCTGTTTACTATCAGGGTGCTTACGCATCAACTCTGACGCGATCGCTAGGACAAGGCTTCCAAATTACTGATAGCTCTGGTACTTATACTGTGCCTGGTGTTCGAGGTGTGGTTGACCAAAGTCATATCTTCCAAGCCATGAAAACTGCGATCACAAGTCCGTAA
- a CDS encoding PEP-CTERM sorting domain-containing protein, whose product MTDSIFKKLAAATVGTALIFSLGKTMPAQAAALTYNFSNDDKTLTGTFSFDQAAADDQEVTIAEGLKISASYGGQSYTEADDPLASVFTDKTGTIFNQAGLGLYFTPSAFNVYRENFINLNDSISAGVQTVTYTSVPEPNLMLGLSIFGLSLFLSKKITSPKASSTKA is encoded by the coding sequence ATGACTGACTCCATCTTCAAGAAGTTAGCAGCTGCAACGGTAGGAACTGCTTTGATTTTTTCATTAGGGAAAACTATGCCGGCTCAAGCAGCAGCCCTAACTTATAATTTTTCTAACGACGATAAAACTCTCACAGGTACTTTTTCATTCGACCAAGCAGCAGCAGACGATCAAGAAGTAACGATCGCAGAAGGTTTAAAGATTTCTGCTAGCTATGGTGGCCAGTCATACACTGAAGCGGATGATCCTTTAGCATCAGTTTTCACCGACAAAACGGGAACAATTTTTAACCAAGCGGGGTTAGGGTTATATTTTACACCTAGCGCTTTTAATGTCTACCGCGAAAATTTTATCAACCTGAACGATTCCATTAGTGCAGGTGTTCAGACTGTCACTTATACCAGTGTTCCAGAGCCAAATTTAATGCTTGGATTGTCTATATTCGGGTTGAGTTTGTTTTTGAGTAAAAAAATAACATCTCCTAAAGCATCAAGCACAAAAGCTTAA
- a CDS encoding argininosuccinate synthase, translating to MGRAKKVVLAYSGGVDTSVCIPYLKQEWGVEEVITLAADLGQGDELEPVREKALKSGASESLVADVKDSFVKDYAFGAIQANALYENRYPLGTALARPLIAKVLVETAEKYGADAIAHGCTGKGNDQVRFDVSVTALNPNLKILAPAREWGMSREETIAYGEKFGIPSPVKKSSPYSIDKNLLGRSVEAGLLEDPSFEPPEEIYEMTKAIVDTPNEPEYIEIGFHSGIPTTLNGIAKQPVELIEELNQAVGNHGIGRIDMIENRLVGIKSREIYESPAMLVLIQAHRDLESLTLTADVTHYKRGIEETYSQIVYNGLWYSPLKVALDAFIQKTQEQVSGTVRVKLFKGNSTIVGRSSDNSLYTPDLATYGAEDQFDHKAAEGFIYVWGLPTRIWSQKLKS from the coding sequence ATGGGTCGCGCCAAAAAGGTTGTCCTGGCATATTCTGGTGGAGTAGATACCTCCGTTTGCATCCCTTACCTCAAACAGGAGTGGGGTGTGGAAGAAGTGATTACCCTAGCAGCAGATTTAGGCCAGGGAGATGAATTAGAGCCAGTTCGAGAAAAAGCTCTGAAATCGGGTGCAAGTGAATCCCTCGTGGCGGATGTCAAAGACAGCTTCGTTAAAGATTACGCCTTTGGAGCGATTCAAGCCAACGCCCTTTATGAGAATCGTTATCCTCTCGGAACTGCCCTTGCTCGTCCACTGATTGCTAAGGTATTAGTAGAAACAGCTGAAAAATATGGTGCTGATGCGATCGCTCACGGTTGCACCGGCAAAGGGAACGATCAGGTTCGCTTTGATGTCTCTGTCACCGCCTTAAACCCCAACCTAAAAATCCTCGCACCAGCCAGAGAATGGGGCATGAGCCGTGAGGAAACCATCGCTTATGGTGAGAAGTTTGGTATACCCTCACCAGTCAAAAAATCCTCTCCCTACAGCATTGATAAAAATTTGCTTGGTCGTAGTGTTGAAGCTGGTTTACTCGAAGATCCGTCATTTGAGCCACCAGAAGAAATTTATGAAATGACCAAAGCGATCGTGGATACTCCCAATGAGCCAGAGTACATCGAAATTGGCTTCCACAGTGGTATTCCGACAACCCTCAACGGTATAGCTAAACAGCCAGTTGAACTAATTGAAGAACTCAATCAGGCGGTAGGAAATCACGGTATCGGACGGATCGACATGATCGAAAACCGTCTGGTGGGCATCAAATCGCGGGAAATCTATGAATCACCCGCGATGTTAGTGTTAATTCAGGCACATAGGGATTTAGAAAGCTTGACTTTGACGGCAGATGTCACCCATTACAAACGTGGGATTGAAGAAACTTATAGCCAAATCGTTTACAACGGTTTGTGGTACAGTCCACTCAAAGTTGCCTTAGATGCCTTTATTCAAAAGACACAAGAGCAAGTTTCTGGAACTGTCCGAGTGAAGTTATTCAAAGGCAACTCTACGATAGTTGGGCGTTCGAGTGATAATTCTCTCTATACTCCCGATTTGGCAACCTACGGAGCCGAAGATCAATTTGATCACAAAGCTGCTGAAGGCTTCATTTACGTTTGGGGACTACCGACTCGCATTTGGTCGCAGAAACTTAAGAGTTAG
- a CDS encoding DedA family protein, whose translation MSLELISLENIQKVAHTYGYWAVFFGILLENLGIPLPGETVTLVGGFLAGSDELNFWLVLGDAIMGAVIGGTCGYWIGRASGWSFLVKVASIFRISEVRLLAIKEQFSQNSAKAVFFGRFLALLRVFAAPLAGIAEMPFGKFFLYNFLGAVAWASLMVTLAFFAGKIVSLEQLVAWVGQFAIAALLILAALIIVPLWLESRQVKEASSEK comes from the coding sequence ATGTCTTTAGAGCTGATTTCACTAGAAAATATCCAAAAAGTCGCCCACACTTACGGGTATTGGGCAGTTTTTTTCGGAATTTTGCTAGAAAATTTAGGCATTCCCCTTCCTGGTGAAACCGTGACCTTAGTAGGCGGGTTTCTAGCTGGCAGTGATGAACTGAATTTCTGGCTGGTTCTCGGTGATGCAATTATGGGTGCTGTAATTGGCGGCACTTGTGGCTATTGGATTGGTAGAGCTAGCGGTTGGTCTTTTCTAGTAAAAGTTGCTAGCATATTTCGGATTTCTGAAGTGCGGCTGCTGGCTATTAAAGAGCAATTTAGTCAAAATTCTGCTAAAGCAGTATTTTTTGGACGTTTTTTGGCATTGTTACGAGTTTTTGCTGCACCACTAGCTGGGATAGCTGAAATGCCTTTTGGAAAATTCTTTTTATACAACTTTTTAGGAGCAGTTGCTTGGGCTAGTTTGATGGTGACATTGGCTTTCTTTGCTGGCAAAATTGTCTCTTTAGAACAATTGGTTGCTTGGGTGGGTCAATTTGCGATCGCAGCGTTACTGATATTGGCTGCCCTAATTATTGTGCCTCTGTGGTTAGAGTCTCGCCAAGTTAAAGAAGCGAGTAGTGAGAAGTAA
- a CDS encoding STAS domain-containing protein, whose product MILTQELQVILFKPQASIDLEGGKTLSEQMARVVPQAHQLWVIDLAEVNFMDSSGLVPLVKGLKAARQSGCRLVLCNVQAPVRLILELTQLDSVFEIFPTYEDIFTTVKDKSLVLAG is encoded by the coding sequence ATGATTCTCACACAAGAACTTCAAGTTATTTTGTTTAAACCCCAAGCAAGCATAGATTTGGAAGGTGGTAAGACTTTGAGTGAACAAATGGCTAGAGTAGTGCCCCAAGCTCATCAACTCTGGGTTATAGACTTAGCAGAAGTTAATTTCATGGACAGTTCTGGATTAGTCCCCTTAGTAAAAGGGTTGAAAGCTGCACGTCAGAGTGGTTGTCGCTTGGTTCTATGCAACGTGCAAGCTCCTGTACGGTTAATTTTGGAACTTACCCAACTAGATTCAGTGTTTGAAATTTTTCCCACTTATGAAGACATTTTTACTACCGTTAAAGATAAAAGTCTGGTGCTAGCAGGCTAA
- a CDS encoding Npun_F5560 family protein, which produces MSQSDTPNIQALSTEVSQLRQELQLRDSLVQQLSQELFRLVKGNTSFMPQQPDIERDTTQLQALQEQLQAVEQQVAFYQEQITTRDSEIYQLRQSVQELTDRTRMLEQVVQELPQIYRRKFEERMTPVREKVAMLQRENRQLQAELQSVSYRLALKTRNASHSGIDLPNFPRPASEETNISTPQNA; this is translated from the coding sequence GTGAGCCAATCTGATACACCTAATATTCAAGCTCTCTCTACGGAAGTGTCGCAGCTACGCCAAGAGTTGCAACTTCGTGATTCCTTAGTACAACAACTATCTCAAGAACTCTTCCGGCTGGTAAAGGGTAACACTAGTTTTATGCCCCAGCAGCCGGACATTGAGCGCGATACGACCCAGTTACAAGCTTTACAAGAACAACTCCAAGCTGTAGAGCAGCAGGTGGCGTTCTATCAAGAGCAAATTACAACTCGTGACTCTGAAATTTACCAATTGCGACAGTCAGTTCAAGAACTCACCGATCGCACTCGAATGTTAGAGCAAGTAGTACAAGAGTTACCTCAAATTTATCGGCGGAAGTTTGAAGAACGAATGACGCCGGTGAGAGAAAAGGTAGCAATGCTACAACGGGAAAATCGGCAACTACAAGCAGAACTACAAAGTGTGAGTTACCGTCTAGCACTCAAAACTCGCAATGCTAGTCACAGTGGCATTGATTTGCCAAATTTTCCGCGACCAGCATCCGAAGAAACTAACATTTCGACTCCCCAGAACGCCTAA
- the rpsF gene encoding 30S ribosomal protein S6: MTTSYETMYILRPDLGDEQVEQAITKYQNLLRDQGAEEIQIQNRGKRRLAYEIKKHRDGIYIQLNYTAPATAIAPFERAMRLSEEVIRYLTVKQEAEEEKPPKEEKEKPTKVAASV, translated from the coding sequence ATGACTACAAGTTACGAAACAATGTACATTCTGCGTCCAGACCTGGGAGACGAACAGGTAGAGCAAGCAATTACTAAATATCAGAATTTGCTTCGCGACCAAGGCGCTGAAGAGATCCAAATTCAAAATCGTGGTAAGCGTCGTCTTGCTTATGAAATCAAAAAACACCGCGATGGTATCTACATACAGCTAAATTACACTGCGCCTGCAACTGCGATCGCTCCCTTTGAACGCGCCATGCGTTTGAGTGAAGAAGTAATTCGCTATTTGACAGTTAAGCAGGAAGCCGAAGAGGAAAAACCCCCTAAAGAAGAAAAAGAAAAACCCACTAAAGTGGCAGCATCGGTTTAA
- a CDS encoding fumarylacetoacetate hydrolase family protein translates to MAQRYVRIQNQEGQIYYGLLQVSLNVQVLDAPPWLQGQPTDLTLTPENYQILAPCAPSKIVAVGKNYADHAAEMGTPVPSEPLIFLKPPTSIIPSEKEIKYPPQSQRVDYEGELALVIGDYAFECTPQVAQTKIWGYTIANDVTARDLQKQDGQWTRAKGFDTFCPLGPWIVRELNPGARLQTFVNDNAHPVQSACIDQMVFSPDVLVSYISQVMTLLPGDLVLTGTPEGVSPLHPGDRVRVEIEGIGRLENTVASR, encoded by the coding sequence ATGGCGCAACGCTATGTGCGAATTCAAAATCAAGAAGGACAGATTTACTATGGGTTACTACAGGTATCCTTGAATGTGCAGGTGTTAGATGCTCCGCCTTGGTTACAAGGACAACCCACTGATTTAACTTTGACACCAGAAAATTACCAAATTCTGGCTCCCTGCGCTCCCTCAAAAATTGTGGCGGTGGGTAAGAATTATGCAGATCATGCAGCCGAAATGGGGACTCCAGTCCCTTCTGAGCCACTAATTTTTCTCAAGCCACCCACATCGATCATTCCATCTGAGAAGGAAATTAAGTATCCTCCCCAGTCACAAAGAGTTGACTACGAAGGAGAGTTAGCATTAGTGATTGGCGATTACGCCTTTGAATGTACACCACAGGTAGCCCAAACTAAAATTTGGGGCTACACCATCGCCAATGACGTAACAGCGCGGGATTTACAAAAACAGGATGGTCAATGGACGCGAGCTAAAGGTTTTGATACTTTCTGTCCCTTGGGGCCTTGGATTGTGCGGGAATTAAATCCAGGAGCGAGATTGCAGACTTTTGTGAATGACAATGCTCATCCAGTCCAATCTGCCTGTATCGATCAGATGGTGTTTTCTCCCGATGTTCTAGTTTCTTATATTAGTCAGGTTATGACGCTACTACCTGGTGATTTAGTGCTTACAGGTACGCCGGAGGGTGTAAGTCCATTGCATCCAGGCGATCGCGTCCGCGTCGAAATTGAAGGTATTGGTCGCCTGGAAAACACCGTAGCGTCCCGTTAA
- a CDS encoding Tic20 family protein — MSWRGSTTVSDRIFACLPYLLPLIDGLVFGRFLFKQFPALQVLLLPLQPVLIIYGSLGQIGQIIVFFALFLLVVRNEKINHFIRFNTMQAILLDIVIFLCSILVRVLAEVPGTSFAIETVANTIFLGVVAAVAYSTIQSLLGRYAEIPAISDAVYMQVR; from the coding sequence ATGTCTTGGCGCGGGTCTACAACGGTTTCAGATCGAATTTTTGCTTGCTTGCCTTATTTGCTGCCTCTAATTGATGGCTTAGTCTTCGGCAGGTTTTTATTTAAACAGTTTCCAGCACTACAAGTTCTGCTTTTACCACTGCAACCAGTTTTAATAATTTACGGTAGTTTAGGACAAATTGGACAAATAATTGTGTTCTTTGCCTTGTTCCTATTAGTGGTAAGAAACGAAAAAATCAATCACTTCATTCGTTTCAACACAATGCAGGCGATTCTTTTGGACATAGTTATATTTTTGTGTTCCATACTGGTGCGAGTTTTAGCAGAGGTTCCTGGTACTAGCTTTGCAATAGAAACAGTAGCTAACACCATATTTCTAGGCGTTGTAGCAGCAGTTGCATATTCCACTATCCAGTCTCTACTGGGACGCTATGCAGAAATTCCGGCAATTTCCGATGCAGTATATATGCAAGTGCGTTAG
- a CDS encoding photosystem I reaction center subunit VIII, giving the protein MAASFLPSILVPIIGWVLPTVTFAFLLLYIERDDIG; this is encoded by the coding sequence ATGGCAGCTTCCTTTTTGCCTTCTATCTTAGTTCCCATCATTGGTTGGGTTTTGCCAACCGTGACCTTCGCGTTTCTACTTTTATACATTGAAAGAGACGATATTGGATAA
- a CDS encoding photosystem II reaction center protein J: MSGSGRIPLWVVATVAGLGIITVLGIFFYGAYAGLGSSI; the protein is encoded by the coding sequence GTGTCTGGAAGTGGGAGAATTCCCCTGTGGGTCGTCGCTACGGTCGCAGGTTTAGGTATAATTACAGTCTTGGGCATTTTCTTTTATGGTGCCTACGCCGGACTCGGTTCTTCGATTTAA
- a CDS encoding photosystem II reaction center protein L: protein MVERSPNPNNQPVELNRTSLYLGLLLVFVLGILFSSYFFN, encoded by the coding sequence ATGGTAGAAAGATCGCCCAATCCCAATAATCAACCGGTTGAACTAAACCGGACTTCGTTATACCTGGGACTACTACTAGTTTTCGTTCTGGGGATTCTGTTTTCAAGTTACTTCTTCAACTAA
- the psbF gene encoding cytochrome b559 subunit beta, giving the protein MTSGNNINQPVTYPIFTVRWLAVHTLGVPTVFFLGAIAAMQFIQR; this is encoded by the coding sequence ATGACTAGCGGCAATAACATCAATCAACCAGTTACCTATCCAATTTTTACCGTTAGATGGCTGGCAGTTCACACCTTAGGTGTACCAACTGTATTCTTTTTAGGCGCGATCGCCGCAATGCAATTTATTCAACGTTAG
- the psbE gene encoding cytochrome b559 subunit alpha produces MSGTTGERPFSDIITSVRYWVIHSITIPALFIAGWLFVSTGLAYDAFGTPRPNEYFTPARQEVPIVKNRFEAKKQVEQFIGK; encoded by the coding sequence ATGTCAGGTACCACTGGAGAACGTCCGTTTTCGGACATTATTACTAGCGTTCGTTACTGGGTAATTCACAGCATCACCATTCCGGCATTATTTATTGCCGGTTGGCTATTTGTCAGCACCGGACTGGCTTATGATGCTTTTGGCACACCCCGCCCCAACGAGTATTTCACACCAGCGCGGCAGGAAGTGCCCATTGTGAAGAACCGTTTTGAAGCTAAAAAACAAGTTGAACAATTTATTGGAAAGTAG